From Glycine max cultivar Williams 82 chromosome 11, Glycine_max_v4.0, whole genome shotgun sequence, the proteins below share one genomic window:
- the LOC100801154 gene encoding dof zinc finger protein DOF3.6, whose protein sequence is MVFSSIPVFVDPPNWQQQPNNHPQANNNGGDNTQLLPPLPPHQSHVGGSVGSIRPGSMADRARLAKLPPPEAALKCPRCDSTNTKFCYFNNYSLSQPRHFCKTCRRYWTRGGALRNVPVGGGCRRNKKNKRSSRSKSPASSEKQQTLSGSTSAIVPSGGTTHEQIGHQLPQPQNLPFLASLQNLNRYAVGNMGLGLREIHGQNENMGFQIGNSSAGGGMDQWRLHQQVPFFNGFESTSAGSYPFQNEGINETPSGFGGDITTNSRVSQMPSVKMEESGALNLSRSTLNNVSENNQYYSWTDMSGLASFSATHLL, encoded by the exons ATGGTTTTCTCCTCTATTCCAGTCTTTGTAGATCCTCCCAATTGGCAGCAG CAACCAAATAACCATCCTCAAGCAAATAATAATGGTGGTGACAACACTCAGCTTCTTCCACCTTTGCCACCACATCAATCTCATGTGGGAGGTTCTGTGGGTTCAATCAGGCCAGGTTCCATGGCAGATCGAGCTAGGCTAGCTAAGTTACCACCACCAGAAGCAGCTCTCAAGTGTCCACGTTGTGATTCCACCAACACTAAATTTTGCTACTTCAACAACTATAGCCTCTCTCAGCCACGCCACTTCTGCAAGACTTGTAGGCGCTATTGGACAAGAGGGGGTGCCCTAAGAAACGTTCCTGTGGGTGGAGGGTGCCGTAGGAACAAGAAGAACAAGAGGAGTAGTCGCTCTAAGTCTCCAGCATCATCGGAGAAACAACAAACACTTTCTGGTTCCACAAGTGCAATAGTCCCCTCTGGTGGAACCACTCATGAACAGATTGGTCATCAGTTGCCACAGCCACAGAACCTTCCCTTCTTGGCTTCTCTTCAGAACCTTAATCGTTATGCTGTTGGAAACATGGGTCTTGGGTTGCGTGAGATTCACGGACAGAACGAGAACATGGGGTTTCAGATTGGTAATTCTTCTGCTGGTGGAGGAATGGATCAGTGGCGCTTGCATCAGCAGGTTCCTTTCTTTAATGGTTTTGAATCAACTTCAGCTGGTTCATACCCTTTTCAAAATGAAGGTATTAACGAAACACCTTCTGGTTTTGGTGGTGACATAACAACGAATTCCAGGGTTTCTCAGATGCCATCGGTTAAAATGGAGGAAAGTGGGGCTTTGAATTTGTCAAGATCAACACTCAATAATGTCTCAGAAAATAACCAGTACTATTCATGGACTGATATGTCAggtcttgcttctttttctgcTACTCATCTCTTGTAA